One region of Halalkalicoccus tibetensis genomic DNA includes:
- a CDS encoding PIN domain-containing protein yields the protein MILDSTFVHDVLRDDSEAIERLVELRDSETPVALSALTVFEVSVGLRGESAQYRAEFDERVDELVVLPVTETVARRAIAIQHDLLDQGQRIGARDVLIAGTAVGSPDPRVLTRNVDEFARVDGLDVRGY from the coding sequence ATGATCCTCGATTCGACCTTTGTTCATGACGTTCTGCGTGATGATAGTGAGGCGATCGAACGATTAGTCGAGCTCCGCGATTCTGAGACACCGGTTGCTCTCTCGGCACTCACTGTTTTCGAGGTCAGTGTCGGTCTTCGCGGGGAGAGCGCACAATACCGCGCGGAGTTCGACGAGCGTGTCGATGAGCTTGTTGTGCTCCCGGTTACGGAGACGGTCGCTCGACGCGCGATCGCGATCCAGCATGACTTGCTTGATCAGGGTCAACGCATCGGTGCTCGCGACGTTCTCATCGCAGGGACTGCGGTTGGCAGTCCGGATCCGCGGGTTCTTACCCGGAACGTCGACGAATTCGCGCGGGTCGATGGTCTCGACGTTAGAGGCTACTGA